A window of Micrococcus endophyticus contains these coding sequences:
- a CDS encoding alpha/beta fold hydrolase, which produces MIRVLHGIGGRPGHLAPLLDALGRRSTEDAADASPVLIGHGDAAPAAPAPTGDAGEPAAGADHDWILAAARDWAARAGDGAGPDLLIGHSTGGVIALSALAEGLVRPRGLVVIDSNVPVDAAALAARADKARLATAPDWRERLRASLARDLVAPEPWPARILADLDATADHPMRALWSAVLTADPRPLWAAASVPVLYVRSTRQVHQADLDKLTDRARVVDVSAHAGGHWPHLADPAGVARAIRDWRAETGV; this is translated from the coding sequence ATGATCCGCGTCCTGCACGGCATCGGCGGCCGACCCGGGCACCTCGCCCCGCTCCTGGACGCGCTCGGCCGCCGGAGCACGGAGGACGCCGCTGACGCGTCCCCGGTCCTGATCGGCCACGGCGATGCCGCGCCGGCGGCACCCGCACCGACCGGAGACGCCGGAGAGCCTGCGGCCGGGGCGGACCACGACTGGATCCTCGCCGCCGCCCGGGACTGGGCCGCCCGCGCCGGGGACGGGGCCGGGCCCGACCTGCTGATCGGCCACAGCACCGGCGGGGTCATCGCGCTGAGCGCCCTCGCCGAGGGGCTCGTCCGCCCGCGCGGCCTCGTGGTGATCGACTCCAACGTCCCCGTGGACGCCGCCGCGCTCGCCGCCCGCGCGGACAAGGCGCGCCTCGCGACCGCCCCCGACTGGCGGGAGCGCCTCCGTGCCTCCCTCGCCCGGGACCTGGTGGCCCCGGAGCCCTGGCCCGCCCGCATCCTCGCGGACCTGGACGCCACGGCCGACCACCCGATGCGCGCGCTCTGGAGCGCCGTCCTCACGGCGGACCCCCGCCCCCTCTGGGCGGCGGCGTCCGTGCCCGTGCTCTACGTGCGCAGCACCCGTCAGGTGCACCAGGCGGACCTGGACAAGCTGACGGACCGGGCCCGCGTCGTCGACGTCTCCGCCCACGCCGGCGGGCACTGGCCGCACCTCGCGGACCCGGCCGGCGTGGCACGGGCCATCCGGGACTGGCGCGCCGAGACCGGGGTCTGA
- a CDS encoding pilus assembly protein TadG-related protein: MRALSALRRDDGQTTVLTVGLCALLIGLMLVMLAATTVQLQHRRLQSLADGAALAGAEELGFRLGEDPGVVLDDGDVAASAAAHLDAVDAASSVPGLGGMAAGVADDGATVTVRLDAEVDLLAAAGPFAGMLPLSVPIQATGDSRTSLSR; the protein is encoded by the coding sequence ATGCGCGCCCTGTCCGCCCTGCGCCGCGACGACGGCCAGACCACAGTCCTGACCGTCGGGCTCTGCGCCCTGCTCATCGGGCTGATGCTCGTCATGCTCGCGGCCACCACCGTGCAGCTGCAGCACCGCCGCCTGCAGTCCCTCGCCGACGGGGCCGCCCTCGCCGGCGCCGAGGAGCTCGGGTTCCGCCTGGGCGAGGACCCCGGCGTGGTGCTCGACGACGGCGATGTGGCCGCCTCCGCCGCGGCCCACCTGGACGCCGTGGACGCCGCCTCGTCCGTGCCCGGCCTCGGCGGCATGGCGGCCGGGGTGGCGGACGACGGCGCCACCGTGACGGTCCGCCTGGACGCCGAGGTGGACCTGTTGGCCGCGGCCGGACCGTTCGCCGGCATGCTGCCCCTGTCCGTGCCGATCCAGGCGACCGGCGACTCGCGGACGAGCCTGAGTCGATGA
- a CDS encoding TadE/TadG family type IV pilus assembly protein, translating to MTAGSGAAAAAPRRRRPRWRDDRGAAVAESTMVMTLVVLLFAALLQAGLVIHTRNVMIDAASAGARYGALADRVPEDGVQRARELLAAGVPGQSGARIVAEPTSQDGVPVLRVTISSSLPGLGFLPGPIPVEVSGHAHRL from the coding sequence GTGACAGCGGGCAGCGGTGCGGCGGCCGCGGCGCCCCGCCGCCGGCGGCCGCGCTGGCGGGACGACCGGGGCGCCGCTGTGGCCGAGTCCACCATGGTGATGACCCTGGTCGTCCTGCTGTTCGCCGCCCTGCTCCAGGCCGGCCTCGTGATCCACACCCGCAACGTGATGATCGACGCGGCCTCCGCCGGCGCCCGGTACGGGGCGCTCGCGGACCGGGTCCCGGAGGACGGCGTGCAGCGGGCCCGCGAGCTGCTGGCCGCGGGCGTGCCCGGCCAGTCCGGGGCCCGCATCGTCGCGGAGCCCACGAGCCAGGACGGGGTCCCCGTGCTGCGGGTGACGATCTCCAGCTCCCTGCCGGGCCTGGGCTTCCTGCCCGGCCCGATCCCCGTGGAGGTGAGCGGCCATGCCCATCGCCTCTGA
- a CDS encoding type II secretion system F family protein, whose product MSASLLWAALLGLTLGAGLLLIAVAQPLGWRPTLEQRVEPQLRHHTPASRLLEDEEAGASPWGAWGRILDPVLRAGVGWLHRLAPAGETLERKLAAAGMTVSAADFRAQQVLSAAAGAGIATAFSVALALAGRIPVVTGVGFVIVGGMAGYLLRDQLLSLRVQRRRAAILTEFPSVAELFALSVGAGESAAGALERIATTARGELAGEFRATLAEMRAGSSLSAALKSMGRRVQLAPVERFIGGILIALDRGTPLADVLRAQAQDVREMGRRELMEAAGRKEIQMMVPLVFGILPLTVIFAVFPGISLMRMGF is encoded by the coding sequence ATGAGCGCCTCCCTGCTCTGGGCCGCCCTGCTGGGCCTCACTCTCGGCGCCGGCCTGCTGCTGATCGCCGTGGCGCAGCCCCTGGGCTGGCGCCCCACCCTCGAGCAGCGGGTCGAGCCGCAGCTGCGGCACCACACCCCGGCCTCGCGCCTCCTCGAGGACGAGGAGGCGGGCGCCTCGCCCTGGGGTGCCTGGGGACGGATCCTGGACCCCGTCCTGCGCGCCGGCGTCGGCTGGCTGCACCGGCTCGCACCCGCCGGGGAGACGCTCGAGCGCAAGCTCGCGGCCGCGGGGATGACCGTGTCCGCGGCGGACTTCCGCGCCCAGCAGGTGCTCAGCGCCGCCGCGGGAGCCGGGATTGCCACCGCCTTCTCGGTGGCCCTCGCCCTCGCCGGGCGCATCCCGGTGGTCACGGGCGTCGGCTTCGTCATCGTCGGCGGCATGGCGGGGTACCTGCTGCGGGATCAGCTCCTGTCCCTGCGCGTCCAGCGGCGTCGGGCCGCCATCCTCACCGAGTTCCCCTCCGTCGCGGAGCTGTTCGCCCTCTCCGTGGGGGCCGGGGAGAGCGCGGCCGGGGCCCTCGAGCGCATTGCCACCACCGCCCGCGGGGAGCTCGCGGGGGAGTTCCGCGCCACCCTGGCGGAGATGCGCGCCGGGTCCTCGCTGTCCGCGGCGCTGAAGTCCATGGGGCGCCGAGTCCAGCTGGCCCCCGTGGAGCGGTTCATCGGCGGCATCCTCATCGCCCTCGACCGCGGCACGCCCCTGGCGGACGTGCTGCGCGCCCAGGCGCAGGACGTCCGGGAGATGGGCCGCCGCGAGCTCATGGAGGCCGCCGGGCGCAAGGAGATCCAGATGATGGTGCCCCTCGTGTTCGGCATCCTCCCGCTGACGGTGATCTTCGCTGTCTTCCCCGGCATCTCGCTGATGCGCATGGGGTTCTGA
- a CDS encoding type II secretion system F family protein gives MAVLLGLLLGCGLFLLWWSLWSPPVQRPQTARPDSRLRVLIAQSGISRLSPAGVVSAMAVGGVVTGLLILAVTRTWTIAACFALFGAAVPWLLLSWQARRRTTALRELWPDAVDHARSAIRAGLTLPEALIQLGESGPEGLREPFRQFARDYRSGARFVDALDRLKARMADPVADRLVVSLRLTREVGGADIGRLLQTLSEFLRQDARTRAELEARQSWTVNAARLAVCAPWIVLLLLGTQPSAVAAYQSAAGGAVLLGGLVASVVCYRVMLRIGALPEEKRVFA, from the coding sequence ATGGCGGTGCTGCTCGGCCTGCTGCTCGGCTGCGGCCTGTTCCTGCTCTGGTGGTCCCTGTGGTCCCCGCCCGTCCAGCGGCCCCAGACGGCCCGCCCGGACTCGCGGCTGCGCGTGCTGATCGCCCAGTCCGGCATCAGCCGGCTCAGCCCGGCCGGCGTCGTGTCCGCCATGGCCGTCGGCGGCGTGGTCACCGGACTGCTCATCCTCGCGGTGACCCGGACGTGGACCATCGCCGCCTGCTTCGCCCTGTTCGGGGCCGCCGTCCCGTGGCTGCTGCTGTCCTGGCAGGCGCGCCGGCGCACCACCGCGCTGCGGGAGCTCTGGCCGGACGCCGTGGACCACGCCCGCTCCGCCATCCGCGCCGGCCTCACCCTGCCGGAGGCGCTCATCCAGCTCGGGGAGTCCGGGCCCGAGGGCCTGCGGGAGCCGTTCCGGCAGTTCGCCCGCGACTACCGCTCCGGCGCCCGCTTCGTGGACGCCCTCGACCGGCTCAAGGCACGGATGGCCGACCCGGTCGCCGACCGGCTCGTGGTCTCGCTGCGCCTGACCCGCGAGGTCGGCGGCGCCGACATCGGACGCCTCCTGCAGACCCTCTCCGAGTTCCTCCGCCAGGACGCCCGCACCCGCGCTGAGCTGGAGGCGCGGCAGTCCTGGACGGTGAACGCCGCCCGGCTCGCCGTGTGCGCCCCCTGGATCGTGCTGCTCCTGCTGGGCACCCAGCCCAGCGCGGTCGCCGCCTATCAGTCGGCGGCGGGCGGCGCGGTGCTGCTGGGCGGTCTGGTCGCCTCCGTGGTCTGCTACCGCGTCATGCTGCGCATCGGCGCGCTGCCCGAGGAGAAGAGGGTGTTCGCATGA
- a CDS encoding CpaF family protein: protein MDAVRILEDEIREVVRRQGIDPQREHARVIALIQDAAADYESRAEVSALPDLEDPAAARQDLFDRIAGLGPLQRLMDDPSVEEIWLNAPDAVYCARAGRSELTGIVLTEEEVHDLVEVMLKSSGRRLDLSMPFVDAALPDGSRLHVAIPDITRRHWAVNIRKFISRARRLEDLVRSGSLTPTAARFLDAAVDVGMNVLVSGATQAGKTTLLNCLASSIGARERVITVEEIFELQIPVRDVVGLQCRQPNLEGHGEIPLRRLVKEALRMRPDRLIVGEVREAEALDMLVALNSGLAGMCTIHANSAADALTKLCTLPLLAGENISRSFVVPTVATCIDVVVHCERDRDGRRRVREILTVGARVEDGVIETSTLFQRDSAGDLRLNEAASLEFDAFARRGVDVHELVGLR, encoded by the coding sequence ATGGATGCGGTACGCATTCTCGAGGACGAGATCCGCGAGGTCGTCCGGCGGCAGGGGATCGACCCGCAGCGCGAGCACGCCCGCGTCATCGCCCTGATCCAGGACGCGGCGGCGGACTACGAGTCTCGCGCGGAGGTCAGCGCGCTGCCGGACCTCGAGGACCCCGCGGCCGCCCGCCAGGACCTGTTCGACCGGATCGCCGGCCTCGGGCCCCTCCAGCGCCTGATGGACGACCCCTCGGTGGAGGAGATCTGGCTCAACGCGCCGGACGCCGTGTACTGCGCTCGGGCCGGCCGGTCCGAGCTGACGGGCATCGTGCTGACCGAGGAGGAGGTGCACGACCTCGTCGAGGTCATGCTCAAGTCCTCGGGTCGGCGCCTGGACCTGTCCATGCCGTTCGTGGACGCCGCCCTGCCGGACGGCTCCCGCCTGCACGTGGCCATCCCGGACATCACGCGTCGCCACTGGGCCGTGAACATCCGCAAGTTCATCTCCCGCGCGCGGCGGCTCGAGGACCTCGTCCGGTCCGGCTCCCTCACCCCGACGGCGGCGCGCTTCCTTGACGCCGCGGTGGACGTCGGCATGAACGTCCTCGTCAGCGGGGCCACCCAGGCAGGCAAGACCACCCTGCTGAACTGCCTGGCCTCCTCCATCGGGGCGCGCGAGCGCGTGATCACCGTGGAGGAGATCTTCGAGCTGCAGATCCCGGTGCGCGACGTCGTCGGCCTCCAGTGCCGCCAGCCCAACCTGGAGGGCCACGGGGAGATCCCGCTGCGCCGGCTCGTCAAGGAGGCCCTGCGGATGCGCCCGGACCGGCTCATCGTCGGCGAGGTGCGCGAGGCAGAGGCCCTGGACATGCTGGTCGCCCTCAACTCCGGACTGGCCGGCATGTGCACGATCCACGCGAACTCCGCGGCCGACGCCCTGACCAAGCTGTGCACCCTGCCGCTGCTGGCCGGGGAGAACATCTCCCGCAGCTTCGTGGTGCCCACGGTGGCCACGTGCATCGACGTCGTCGTGCACTGCGAGCGGGATCGGGACGGACGTCGCCGCGTGCGGGAGATCCTCACGGTGGGCGCGCGCGTGGAGGACGGCGTGATCGAGACCTCCACCCTCTTCCAGCGCGACTCCGCGGGCGACCTGCGCCTCAACGAGGCGGCCAGCCTGGAGTTCGACGCCTTCGCCCGCCGCGGCGTGGACGTCCACGAGCTCGTGGGGCTGCGCTGA
- a CDS encoding FtsK/SpoIIIE domain-containing protein — protein sequence MRWTVRILGGRTPETWRVSPLPRDPTLRDRAVRERAPGRSLRAVASGPGSVTYAPWGGAEPAPGPELSVVTERGPDGGRLAPLTGGGVSVGRGRARLLLDDPAAPSRPTRLRLAAAGLHVEGAVEGAPRLWDGRRPHRIGRTTLGLVRGPQPPLPPPSLPAPPCVDLGSPPAGQSLAIPLLTAAAPLVIGVALVLVMRNPIFLLFGLLSVAVALTMLGLQRRARMRHAALLAERAAAVTAHRASADLSPGDVARAVRARTPDRFGLTGAAEGPATLSWGLGMGALGLSRDDPDQAWVAAVTARREALTVPSPAARTVVLGPPREAAGVCRWVVFQLLRHAVAAGACLVVESGGSRRCWWAGGTGGALLVTAPADAALEAAWTAWTAGIGGAPGERTGAQPARIDFTGADCAPGETVVDLRGGMLTDPGQEQRITGLEADGIAPATIAGWAAELADDVVDLGLLPTDAGAGALFPPADVGTRDAVDALRVSLEAGSDGGPGALALDLAADGPHLLLAGTTGSGKSDLLLSLLLGVAAHHPAAEAAFLLLDFKGGASFGPLAALPHTMSLETNHVGAASLRALNAIRAELHRREALFAEAGVSDYPAFRRRHPEAALPRLVVAVDELRVLVDDHPDAAAVLQRLAATGRSLGFHLVLATQRATGAVGSDLRSNLGSTIALRTATEQESWDLVGTAAAARLDPRRPGSAILSTAGREPVPFRASRWAVDGGAPVWRRLGEAAEAPAAAPWEAVVAQLAERYAAGRWLTPPPVVTPALPERWVPDRTRRAGATALALLDDAAHGRHRPWRWAPGGGGRAAWIVEPAGGRAEALAAVLEVAVRGGAPVVVLDGTGEAAAIAAPEGVRLLRPDEEGAGEHAAACLRELAAAGGTAVLTGWTTWAGLRLGESYRTLEEDAQGWLGGREAAGLRVAAFGGRELATSRLLLHLPHRFYVPAGTSAEHRLVWPRLAEVEPLPGRAVHVSPDVPEPGLPCQLASPGARRSGAVDAASTL from the coding sequence ATGAGGTGGACCGTGCGGATCCTGGGCGGGCGGACGCCCGAGACGTGGCGCGTAAGCCCACTCCCGCGGGACCCCACGCTGCGGGACCGCGCCGTCCGCGAGCGCGCCCCCGGCCGGTCGCTGCGGGCCGTGGCCTCCGGGCCCGGGTCGGTGACGTACGCGCCGTGGGGCGGGGCCGAGCCCGCCCCGGGGCCGGAGCTGAGCGTGGTGACCGAGCGGGGGCCCGACGGCGGCCGGCTGGCCCCGTTGACCGGCGGCGGGGTGAGCGTCGGCCGGGGGCGGGCGCGGCTGCTGCTCGACGACCCGGCCGCCCCGTCCCGCCCGACGCGCCTGCGGCTGGCGGCCGCCGGGCTGCACGTCGAGGGCGCCGTCGAGGGCGCGCCCCGGCTCTGGGACGGACGGCGCCCGCACCGGATCGGGCGCACCACGCTGGGTCTGGTGCGCGGTCCGCAGCCGCCCCTGCCGCCGCCGAGCCTCCCGGCGCCGCCCTGCGTCGACCTCGGGTCGCCGCCGGCCGGCCAGTCCCTGGCGATCCCGCTGCTCACCGCGGCGGCTCCCCTCGTGATCGGGGTGGCCCTGGTGCTCGTGATGCGCAACCCGATCTTCCTGCTGTTCGGCCTCCTCTCGGTGGCCGTCGCCCTGACCATGCTCGGGCTCCAGCGGCGCGCCCGGATGCGGCACGCGGCCCTGCTCGCCGAGCGCGCCGCCGCCGTCACGGCGCACCGCGCGTCGGCCGACCTCTCCCCCGGCGACGTCGCCCGCGCCGTCCGCGCCCGGACCCCGGACCGCTTCGGCCTCACCGGTGCCGCTGAGGGCCCCGCGACGCTGTCCTGGGGGCTGGGCATGGGCGCCCTGGGCCTGTCCCGGGACGACCCGGACCAGGCCTGGGTCGCAGCCGTCACCGCGCGTCGCGAGGCGCTGACGGTCCCCTCGCCCGCCGCCCGCACCGTGGTGCTCGGCCCGCCCCGCGAGGCCGCCGGCGTCTGCCGGTGGGTCGTGTTCCAGCTGCTGCGCCACGCCGTGGCCGCGGGCGCCTGCCTCGTGGTGGAGTCCGGCGGATCGCGCCGGTGCTGGTGGGCGGGCGGGACCGGCGGGGCCCTCCTGGTCACCGCTCCCGCAGACGCCGCTCTCGAGGCGGCCTGGACCGCCTGGACGGCGGGGATCGGCGGGGCGCCGGGCGAGCGGACCGGTGCCCAGCCCGCCCGGATCGACTTCACGGGCGCGGACTGCGCCCCCGGGGAGACCGTCGTCGACCTGCGCGGCGGGATGCTCACGGACCCCGGCCAGGAGCAGCGGATCACCGGGCTCGAGGCGGACGGCATCGCCCCGGCGACGATCGCGGGCTGGGCCGCCGAGCTGGCCGACGACGTGGTGGACCTGGGCCTGCTGCCGACCGATGCCGGCGCCGGAGCCCTCTTCCCGCCGGCAGACGTCGGCACCCGCGACGCCGTGGACGCCCTGCGCGTGAGCCTCGAGGCCGGGTCCGACGGCGGCCCGGGCGCCCTGGCCCTCGACCTCGCCGCCGACGGCCCGCACCTGCTCCTCGCCGGCACCACGGGCTCGGGCAAGTCCGACCTGCTGCTCTCGCTGCTCCTGGGGGTGGCCGCCCACCACCCGGCGGCCGAGGCCGCCTTCCTCCTGCTGGACTTCAAGGGCGGCGCCTCCTTCGGCCCGCTGGCCGCGCTGCCGCACACCATGAGCCTGGAGACGAACCACGTGGGCGCGGCGTCCCTGCGGGCCCTGAACGCGATCCGTGCCGAGCTGCACCGGCGCGAGGCCCTGTTCGCCGAGGCCGGGGTGAGCGACTATCCGGCGTTCCGCCGCCGGCACCCCGAGGCGGCGCTGCCCCGGCTCGTGGTGGCCGTGGACGAGCTGCGGGTCCTCGTGGACGACCACCCGGACGCCGCCGCCGTGCTGCAGCGGCTCGCCGCCACGGGCCGCTCCCTGGGCTTTCACCTGGTCCTGGCCACGCAGCGCGCCACGGGCGCGGTCGGCTCGGACCTGCGCTCCAACCTCGGCAGCACGATCGCCCTGCGCACGGCCACGGAGCAGGAGTCCTGGGACCTGGTGGGCACCGCCGCCGCCGCGCGCCTGGACCCGCGTCGGCCCGGGTCCGCGATCCTGTCCACGGCGGGACGCGAGCCCGTCCCGTTCCGCGCCTCCCGGTGGGCCGTCGACGGCGGCGCCCCCGTGTGGCGGCGGCTCGGTGAGGCGGCGGAGGCGCCGGCCGCGGCGCCGTGGGAGGCGGTCGTCGCCCAGCTCGCCGAGCGCTACGCGGCCGGCCGCTGGCTCACGCCCCCGCCCGTGGTCACCCCGGCCCTGCCGGAGCGCTGGGTGCCGGACCGGACCCGTCGCGCCGGGGCCACCGCGCTGGCCCTGCTCGACGACGCCGCGCACGGCCGGCACCGGCCCTGGCGGTGGGCGCCGGGCGGCGGGGGCCGGGCCGCCTGGATCGTGGAGCCCGCGGGCGGACGGGCCGAGGCGCTCGCCGCCGTGCTCGAGGTCGCGGTCCGCGGCGGGGCGCCCGTCGTCGTGCTGGACGGGACCGGGGAGGCCGCGGCCATCGCGGCGCCCGAGGGGGTGCGACTGCTCCGCCCGGACGAGGAGGGCGCGGGCGAGCATGCGGCCGCGTGCCTGCGGGAGCTCGCGGCGGCGGGCGGCACGGCGGTCCTCACGGGCTGGACGACGTGGGCGGGGCTGCGGCTCGGCGAGTCCTACCGCACCCTCGAGGAGGACGCCCAGGGATGGCTCGGCGGGCGCGAGGCGGCCGGACTGCGCGTGGCGGCGTTCGGCGGACGCGAGCTGGCCACGTCCCGGCTGCTGCTGCACCTGCCCCACCGCTTCTACGTGCCGGCGGGCACGAGCGCCGAGCACCGCCTGGTCTGGCCTCGCCTGGCGGAGGTGGAGCCGCTGCCCGGGCGGGCCGTGCACGTCAGCCCGGACGTCCCGGAGCCTGGGCTGCCGTGCCAGCTCGCGTCACCCGGCGCGCGCCGCTCGGGCGCCGTGGACGCCGCGTCTACGCTGTGA
- a CDS encoding dienelactone hydrolase family protein — MAQILLFHHALGLTDGVRALAAQIEAGGHTVHTPDLYDGALFTDVEEGIAHVESLGGFDVIAEAGMRAAAQHPQASVVAGISMGVVAAHQAAQAVPAFRACIDIAGLVPLDAFAPLWQPHTAMQVHLATRDPWVMDEDLPLARSVAATEEDPDKPAVLFEYDTDAHLFMDSSTDGHGPALTEVLVRRIHELLA; from the coding sequence ATGGCACAGATCCTCCTCTTCCACCACGCCCTCGGCCTCACCGACGGCGTCCGGGCCCTCGCCGCGCAGATCGAGGCCGGCGGCCACACCGTGCACACCCCGGACCTCTACGACGGCGCCCTGTTCACGGACGTGGAGGAGGGCATCGCCCACGTCGAGTCGCTCGGCGGCTTCGACGTCATCGCCGAGGCCGGCATGCGCGCCGCCGCGCAGCACCCCCAGGCCTCCGTCGTCGCCGGCATCTCCATGGGCGTGGTGGCCGCGCACCAGGCGGCCCAGGCCGTCCCCGCGTTCCGCGCGTGCATCGACATCGCGGGCCTCGTGCCGCTCGACGCGTTCGCCCCGCTGTGGCAGCCCCACACGGCGATGCAGGTGCACCTGGCCACGCGGGACCCCTGGGTGATGGACGAGGACCTGCCCCTGGCCCGCTCCGTGGCCGCCACCGAGGAGGACCCGGACAAGCCCGCCGTCCTCTTCGAGTACGACACCGACGCCCACCTCTTCATGGACTCCTCCACGGACGGCCATGGCCCCGCCCTCACCGAGGTGCTGGTCCGGCGCATCCACGAGCTGCTGGCCTGA
- a CDS encoding gamma-glutamyltransferase family protein: MEPRPSRRSVVYGDEVVASSSPLAATAALDVLHDGGTAADAAVAAAMCSTVTEPTNNGIGGDLLALVWDGGRVHALNASGRSPRAWTPQRFAGHEQMPRRGWDSVTVPGAVSGWRALSDRFGVLPFERLGAAAVAHAEDGWIVPPIVAQDWGRAATVLGELPEFAATFLPGGAAPREGERVRMPDHAVTLREILATGGESFYTGPLAARIVAHAEAGGALSAQDLAAHEVDWADPLSVSWGGHELYEIPPNSQGLAACVAAAVLEVLGGQHRDPDSADGVHLQVEAMKQALAVLHSEVADPDWMRLGPSELLEPERIAALAARVDPERAGAAVSAPPTAGGTIYLSVGDRSGMMVSLIQSNYYGFGSGLVVPGTGIALHDRGAGFSLVPGHPNEVGGGKRPLNTIIPGLITAGGEPVAAFGVMGGPMQPQGHVQVMHRLLVGQDVQSALDAPRWFVEGSGELKLEAGWGGDVARRLGDLGHPVTRTGPGDRTYGGGQVVRRLPGGGYAGGSDPRKDGHAVAR, from the coding sequence ATGGAGCCCCGCCCCTCCCGCCGCAGCGTCGTCTACGGGGACGAGGTCGTCGCCTCGTCCTCACCGCTGGCCGCCACCGCCGCCCTGGATGTGCTCCACGACGGCGGCACCGCGGCGGACGCCGCCGTGGCCGCGGCGATGTGCTCGACCGTCACCGAGCCCACGAACAACGGGATCGGCGGCGACCTGCTGGCCCTCGTCTGGGACGGCGGGCGCGTCCACGCGCTCAACGCCTCCGGCCGCAGCCCCCGGGCGTGGACGCCGCAGCGGTTTGCCGGGCACGAGCAGATGCCGCGCCGGGGCTGGGACTCCGTCACCGTGCCGGGCGCGGTGTCGGGCTGGCGCGCCCTCTCGGACCGTTTCGGTGTGCTGCCCTTCGAGCGGCTCGGCGCCGCGGCCGTGGCGCATGCCGAGGACGGGTGGATAGTGCCGCCGATCGTGGCCCAGGACTGGGGTCGCGCCGCGACGGTGCTGGGGGAGCTGCCCGAGTTCGCCGCCACTTTCCTGCCCGGCGGCGCCGCACCCCGGGAGGGGGAGAGGGTACGCATGCCGGACCATGCCGTCACCCTGCGCGAGATCCTCGCCACCGGCGGGGAGAGCTTCTACACGGGCCCGCTCGCGGCGCGGATCGTGGCCCACGCCGAGGCCGGCGGCGCGTTGAGCGCGCAGGACTTGGCCGCGCACGAGGTGGACTGGGCGGATCCGCTGTCCGTCTCCTGGGGCGGCCACGAGCTGTACGAGATCCCGCCGAACAGCCAGGGCCTGGCGGCCTGCGTGGCCGCCGCCGTCCTCGAAGTGCTCGGCGGGCAGCACCGGGACCCGGACTCGGCCGACGGCGTGCACCTGCAGGTGGAGGCCATGAAGCAGGCGCTCGCGGTGCTGCACTCGGAGGTCGCGGACCCGGACTGGATGCGGCTGGGCCCGTCGGAGCTGCTCGAGCCGGAGCGGATCGCCGCGCTGGCCGCGCGGGTGGACCCGGAGCGGGCCGGCGCCGCCGTCTCGGCCCCGCCCACGGCGGGCGGCACCATCTACCTCAGTGTGGGGGACCGCTCCGGGATGATGGTCTCCCTCATCCAGTCCAACTACTACGGGTTCGGCTCGGGGCTCGTGGTGCCGGGCACCGGCATCGCCCTGCACGACCGGGGCGCGGGGTTCTCCCTCGTGCCCGGGCACCCGAACGAGGTGGGCGGCGGCAAGCGTCCGCTGAACACGATCATCCCCGGCTTAATCACCGCGGGAGGCGAGCCGGTGGCGGCGTTCGGGGTGATGGGCGGGCCCATGCAGCCGCAAGGCCACGTCCAGGTGATGCACCGGCTGCTGGTCGGGCAGGACGTGCAGAGCGCGCTGGACGCGCCGCGGTGGTTCGTGGAGGGCTCGGGCGAGCTGAAGCTGGAGGCGGGATGGGGCGGCGACGTCGCCCGCCGGCTCGGCGACCTCGGCCACCCGGTGACGCGCACGGGACCGGGGGACCGCACGTACGGCGGCGGCCAGGTGGTGCGCCGGCTGCCCGGCGGCGGCTACGCGGGCGGGTCCGATCCCCGCAAGGACGGCCACGCGGTGGCGCGCTGA